In Archangium violaceum, the following are encoded in one genomic region:
- a CDS encoding outer membrane lipoprotein-sorting protein, translating to MRKIISCLLCAVAVALLVAPPARAEESAADIARRSRERGALNLLGLRAELKLTSVTKDGRRKEQVLTSTAKRVEGRLCSLARFSQPAGVAGVAVLSIEGAKGEPSDISLYLPKLKRVRKVAKGQRGQSFMDTDFNYADLGGSGGERDESLRLAGEAKVLDRPAHVLRGQAGPDSPYGEVTLYVDKETDVPLKAEYSDREGKPFKVYRAVQLKKFKDRVVASQSVMENLQTGSSTTLEVLKLEEVQLGDEAFTERALERG from the coding sequence ATGCGGAAGATCATCAGCTGCCTCCTGTGCGCCGTGGCCGTGGCGCTCCTGGTGGCTCCCCCGGCCCGGGCCGAGGAGTCCGCCGCGGACATCGCCCGCCGGAGCCGTGAGCGAGGCGCCCTCAACCTGCTCGGACTGAGAGCGGAGCTGAAGCTCACCTCGGTGACGAAGGACGGCCGGCGCAAGGAGCAGGTGCTCACCTCGACGGCGAAGCGGGTGGAGGGGCGGCTGTGCTCCCTGGCTCGCTTCTCCCAGCCGGCGGGCGTGGCCGGGGTGGCGGTGCTCTCCATCGAGGGCGCGAAGGGCGAGCCGTCCGACATCTCGCTCTACCTGCCCAAGCTGAAGCGCGTGCGGAAGGTGGCGAAGGGGCAGCGCGGCCAGTCCTTCATGGACACGGACTTCAACTACGCGGACCTGGGCGGTTCCGGCGGCGAGCGCGATGAGTCGCTGCGGCTGGCGGGCGAGGCGAAGGTGTTGGATCGCCCCGCCCATGTGCTGCGCGGCCAGGCGGGACCGGACTCGCCCTACGGAGAGGTGACGCTCTACGTGGACAAGGAGACGGACGTCCCGCTGAAGGCCGAGTACTCGGATCGCGAGGGCAAGCCCTTCAAGGTGTACCGCGCCGTGCAGCTCAAGAAGTTCAAGGACCGGGTCGTCGCCTCGCAGTCCGTGATGGAGAACCTCCAGACGGGCTCGAGCACGACGCTGGAGGTGCTGAAGCTGGAGGAGGTCCAGCTCGGCGACGAGGCCTTCACCGAGCGGGCCTTGGAGCGCGGGTGA
- a CDS encoding ABC transporter permease subunit produces the protein MAFHPRRALAVFWKDFLDLRRNPSLLLAMAALPMVLVVVPIGVVWTYVHNPDDPGLRVVALYYNPNLPLGASAARYLVDRTLLDWFGMFLVMPVFVPILISSQSVAGEKERRTLEPLLASPVTAAELVMGKSLASLVPAVIITWVAFALLCVGVDVVSWPLGQGLMMPNALWLFGVMVLAPLFAFFGNGVAVLISARVADARTAQQLSALVVLPLVGLVAGQVAGFLTAGAAYYALQGAVVLLLDAGLLWASIRLLDRERLLSRWG, from the coding sequence ATGGCGTTCCATCCCCGGCGCGCGCTGGCCGTCTTCTGGAAGGACTTCCTGGACCTGCGCAGGAACCCGTCGCTGCTGCTGGCCATGGCGGCGCTGCCCATGGTGCTGGTGGTGGTGCCCATCGGGGTGGTGTGGACGTACGTGCACAACCCGGACGACCCCGGCCTGCGGGTGGTGGCGCTCTACTACAACCCGAACCTGCCCCTGGGGGCGAGCGCGGCGCGCTACCTGGTGGACCGCACGCTGCTGGACTGGTTCGGCATGTTCCTGGTGATGCCGGTGTTCGTGCCCATCCTCATCTCCTCGCAGAGCGTGGCGGGGGAGAAGGAGCGGCGCACGCTGGAGCCGCTGCTGGCCTCGCCAGTGACGGCGGCGGAGCTGGTGATGGGCAAGAGCCTGGCCTCGCTGGTGCCGGCGGTCATCATCACCTGGGTGGCCTTCGCGCTGCTGTGCGTGGGGGTGGACGTGGTGTCGTGGCCGCTGGGGCAGGGGCTGATGATGCCCAACGCGCTATGGCTCTTCGGGGTGATGGTGCTGGCGCCGCTGTTCGCCTTCTTCGGCAACGGGGTGGCGGTGCTCATCTCCGCGCGGGTGGCGGACGCCCGCACGGCGCAGCAACTCTCCGCACTGGTGGTGTTACCGCTGGTGGGACTGGTGGCGGGCCAGGTGGCGGGCTTCCTCACCGCGGGTGCGGCCTACTACGCGCTGCAGGGGGCGGTGGTGCTGCTGCTGGACGCGGGGCTGCTCTGGGCGAGCATCCGCCTGTTGGACCGGGAGCGCCTGCTGAGCCGGTGGGGGTAG
- a CDS encoding DUF1302 family protein — translation MRHGATTLLALVPALALASTQEAGAPLEELSSGTSAVPEVRVSGDVRLLAGVDTGFEARREDGLSEHVVDGWGRASLVTDVKLSSTLRAVVEGRALWRGGAEKGLERAKSSFEPYLGEAFLDVYTKWVDVRVGQQTLAFGANTFFAPSDLFNPRDLRQGFVVQEPEDLKLPVFAARALATVGPLTVTGVWAPFFAPNRYDVFGQDMAALQPSLGVAVPLSVKPSVEDWLQPRLLETERPGLPGDLGLRVTGDVGRVKLGGSWVWANEKLPQVTVDPELDALLRAQQRGEPADTALLLSLQERVRSGESLVTGRYARQHVVAAEASTLVGTAQLDVDVGFSPSRTFYGDRLRPLRKPAATWVVGVSQAEESDLVYSVTYTGLAVPRVGEQELLFLLEPGTARGREHTAFLHLLVGDVAYSLLGGRLEVGLRGAFEPIQRSFLVAPRAAWRVSERVHLGLSAEVYGGPSYSPFGYFGRNDQVLASLRVLL, via the coding sequence GTGAGGCACGGCGCGACGACACTGCTGGCCCTGGTGCCCGCGCTGGCGCTCGCCTCCACGCAGGAGGCGGGTGCGCCGCTGGAGGAGCTCTCGTCGGGAACATCCGCCGTGCCCGAGGTGCGGGTGAGCGGCGATGTGCGGCTGCTGGCGGGCGTGGACACCGGCTTCGAGGCGCGCCGCGAGGACGGCCTGAGCGAGCACGTGGTGGACGGGTGGGGGAGGGCGTCGCTCGTCACGGACGTGAAGCTGAGCTCCACCCTGCGGGCGGTGGTCGAGGGGCGGGCCCTCTGGCGCGGCGGGGCCGAGAAGGGCCTCGAGCGGGCGAAGTCCTCCTTCGAGCCGTACCTGGGCGAGGCCTTCCTCGACGTGTACACGAAGTGGGTGGACGTGCGGGTGGGGCAGCAGACGCTGGCCTTCGGGGCCAACACGTTCTTCGCGCCCTCGGATCTCTTCAACCCGAGGGACCTGCGCCAGGGCTTCGTGGTGCAGGAGCCGGAGGACCTGAAGCTGCCCGTCTTCGCCGCGCGGGCGCTCGCCACGGTGGGGCCTCTCACCGTCACCGGCGTGTGGGCGCCCTTCTTCGCCCCGAATCGCTACGACGTGTTCGGCCAGGACATGGCGGCGCTGCAACCGTCGCTCGGGGTGGCGGTGCCCCTGTCGGTGAAGCCCTCGGTGGAGGACTGGTTGCAGCCGCGCCTGCTGGAGACGGAGCGGCCCGGCCTGCCGGGGGACCTGGGCCTGCGCGTCACCGGCGACGTGGGCCGGGTGAAGCTGGGCGGCTCCTGGGTCTGGGCCAACGAGAAGCTGCCCCAGGTAACGGTCGACCCGGAGCTGGACGCGCTGCTGCGAGCCCAGCAGCGCGGTGAGCCGGCGGACACGGCCCTGCTCCTGTCCCTTCAGGAGCGGGTGCGCTCGGGCGAGTCGCTCGTCACCGGCCGCTACGCGCGCCAGCATGTGGTGGCCGCCGAGGCGAGCACCCTGGTGGGGACCGCGCAGCTCGACGTGGACGTGGGCTTCAGCCCTTCTCGAACGTTCTACGGAGACCGGCTGCGCCCGCTGCGCAAGCCCGCGGCGACGTGGGTGGTGGGCGTGTCCCAGGCCGAGGAGTCGGACCTCGTCTACTCCGTCACCTATACCGGGCTCGCGGTGCCGCGCGTGGGCGAGCAGGAGCTGCTCTTCCTGCTGGAGCCGGGCACGGCGCGAGGACGGGAGCACACGGCCTTCCTCCACCTGCTGGTGGGCGACGTGGCGTACTCGCTCCTGGGAGGACGGCTGGAGGTGGGGCTGCGGGGGGCCTTCGAGCCCATCCAGCGCTCCTTCCTCGTGGCGCCGCGCGCGGCCTGGCGGGTGAGCGAGCGGGTGCACCTGGGGCTCTCGGCCGAGGTGTACGGTGGCCCGTCCTACAGCCCCTTCGGCTACTTCGGCCGCAACGACCAGGTGCTCGCCTCGCTGCGCGTGTTGCTGTAG
- a CDS encoding FHA domain-containing protein: MLKLIIEDDEGRKTVVPFARDEITIGRQEGNTIRLTERNVSRRHARLLRQNGHVLVEDLGSYNGVRINGERIQGQVQVADGDLIQIGDYDLALQQEGAQPGAVPGAGAPTVRMPAVALQAAMAEAQSAKPPPTMSDVEPEEAEHSAPAEEEEQEEDTSTTPSPEDQRRHSTAVIRLDQVEMNRPRKVQAVAADDAPRLLGVSAEFKGQEFACIRTEMRIGRTDDNDIVLDHRSLSRTHAKIVREDSGEWRIIDMQSANGMSVNGESYAQAPLAHGDLIELGHVKLRFIGPGQNAKGLANETAAKGSKKSLLVAVAAVTLLGGGGAVWFVLGQSSGNGNTTQPNKPAVVDTRPEPTEPTQAQNPANGTGTQPADPAQQLAAKLQSAREAIDARDFDKAVDTLETIKDANGQRPTEAEELLTQARAEQQSKQSLDLAQKEFDAGRHAEAQKHLEAAEGTLAFAPEHAELKAKVDAALGSTKPASDKPDTGTARRPTTPDEAKPNPAREQAQKFFEDGRVLNRKQQYREADRLFKKCIDTDPTYAPCYMLKGSTAAQLGRFDEGAQYYRDFLRLAPDHQMAPTVKNMLEEYEKSRKQQGGGK; encoded by the coding sequence GTGCTGAAGCTCATCATCGAAGACGACGAGGGGCGAAAGACTGTAGTCCCCTTCGCACGCGACGAGATCACGATCGGCCGTCAGGAAGGAAACACCATCCGCCTGACCGAACGAAACGTGTCGCGTCGTCATGCGCGCCTGCTACGCCAGAACGGCCACGTTCTGGTGGAGGACCTGGGCAGTTACAACGGCGTGCGCATCAACGGAGAGCGCATCCAGGGCCAGGTTCAGGTCGCGGATGGAGACCTCATCCAGATCGGTGACTACGATCTGGCCCTGCAGCAGGAGGGCGCGCAGCCCGGTGCCGTTCCCGGTGCCGGTGCGCCCACCGTGCGCATGCCCGCCGTGGCATTGCAGGCGGCCATGGCCGAGGCTCAAAGCGCGAAGCCGCCCCCCACCATGTCCGACGTCGAGCCGGAGGAAGCGGAGCATTCCGCGCCGGCCGAGGAGGAGGAGCAGGAGGAGGACACCTCCACCACGCCCTCCCCGGAGGACCAGCGCCGTCACTCCACCGCGGTGATCCGGTTGGATCAGGTGGAGATGAACCGGCCGCGCAAGGTCCAGGCGGTGGCGGCGGACGATGCCCCGCGCCTGCTGGGGGTGAGCGCCGAGTTCAAGGGCCAGGAGTTCGCCTGCATCCGCACGGAGATGCGGATCGGCCGCACCGATGACAACGACATCGTGCTCGACCACCGGTCGCTGTCGCGCACGCACGCCAAGATCGTCCGCGAGGACTCCGGCGAGTGGCGCATCATCGACATGCAGTCGGCCAACGGCATGAGCGTCAACGGCGAGAGCTACGCGCAGGCCCCGCTCGCGCATGGCGATCTCATCGAGCTCGGCCACGTGAAGCTGCGCTTCATCGGTCCCGGCCAGAACGCCAAGGGACTGGCGAACGAGACCGCCGCCAAGGGCTCCAAGAAGTCGCTGCTGGTGGCCGTCGCGGCCGTCACCCTGCTCGGGGGCGGTGGCGCGGTCTGGTTCGTGCTCGGCCAGTCCTCGGGCAACGGCAACACGACCCAGCCCAACAAGCCCGCCGTGGTGGACACCCGGCCCGAGCCGACCGAGCCCACCCAGGCGCAGAACCCGGCCAACGGCACGGGCACTCAGCCGGCCGATCCCGCCCAGCAGCTGGCGGCGAAGCTCCAGAGCGCCCGCGAGGCCATCGACGCGCGTGACTTCGACAAGGCCGTCGACACGCTCGAGACCATCAAGGACGCCAACGGCCAGCGCCCCACCGAGGCGGAGGAGCTGCTGACCCAGGCTCGTGCCGAGCAGCAGTCCAAGCAGAGCCTGGACCTGGCGCAGAAGGAGTTCGACGCGGGCCGCCACGCGGAGGCCCAGAAGCACCTCGAGGCCGCCGAGGGCACGCTCGCCTTCGCCCCGGAGCACGCCGAGCTGAAGGCCAAGGTGGACGCCGCGCTCGGCTCCACCAAGCCCGCCAGCGACAAGCCCGACACGGGCACGGCGCGCCGCCCCACGACGCCGGACGAGGCCAAACCCAACCCGGCCCGGGAGCAGGCCCAGAAGTTCTTCGAGGATGGTCGCGTCCTCAACCGCAAGCAGCAGTACCGGGAGGCGGATCGGCTCTTCAAGAAGTGCATCGACACCGACCCCACCTACGCACCCTGCTACATGCTGAAGGGCTCCACGGCCGCCCAGCTCGGCCGCTTCGATGAAGGCGCCCAGTACTACCGAGACTTCCTGCGGCTCGCGCCGGATCACCAGATGGCGCCTACCGTCAAGAACATGCTCGAGGAATACGAGAAGAGCCGAAAACAACAGGGCGGCGGCAAGTAG
- a CDS encoding ABC transporter ATP-binding protein, with translation MSGISVQGLARRFGARTAVEGLTFDIHPGEVFGLLGPNGAGKTTTVRMLTGLLQPSEGEARVWGHSVRSDGEALRRVVGLLTEQPGLYERLSARDNLRFFMKLHELDERAAWPRALAYLERFGLAGRENDPSGSFSKGMRQKLAIVRTLVHDPQVIFLDEPTSGLDPESARTVRDAVAELAAEGRTIVLCSHNLAEVERLCTRVAVVKGRLLAMAPVSELRRTGSALEVKVEGEAGRFVPALSALPFAPNVLAEGGRLRVMLADEEQAPDVVACLVGAGARVRSAVPAQRPLEEVYLELIREGRS, from the coding sequence TTGAGTGGCATCTCCGTCCAGGGCCTCGCCAGGCGCTTCGGCGCGCGCACCGCCGTCGAGGGGCTGACCTTCGACATCCACCCGGGCGAGGTGTTCGGCCTGCTGGGGCCCAACGGGGCGGGGAAGACGACCACGGTGCGCATGCTCACCGGCCTCCTCCAACCCTCGGAGGGGGAGGCGCGCGTGTGGGGCCACTCGGTGCGCTCGGATGGGGAGGCCCTGCGCCGCGTGGTGGGGCTCCTCACCGAGCAGCCCGGCCTCTATGAGCGGCTCAGCGCGCGCGACAACCTGCGCTTCTTCATGAAGCTGCACGAGCTGGACGAGCGCGCGGCCTGGCCGCGGGCCCTGGCCTACCTGGAGCGCTTCGGGCTGGCGGGCCGCGAGAACGACCCCAGCGGGAGCTTCTCCAAGGGCATGCGGCAGAAGCTGGCCATCGTGCGCACGCTGGTGCACGACCCCCAGGTCATCTTCCTGGACGAGCCCACGAGTGGATTGGACCCCGAGTCCGCGCGCACGGTGCGTGACGCGGTGGCGGAGCTGGCGGCGGAGGGGCGGACCATCGTGCTGTGCTCGCACAACCTGGCCGAGGTGGAGCGGTTGTGCACGCGGGTGGCGGTGGTGAAGGGGCGGTTGCTGGCGATGGCGCCGGTGAGCGAGCTGCGGCGTACGGGCAGCGCGCTGGAGGTGAAGGTGGAGGGCGAGGCGGGGCGCTTCGTCCCCGCGCTCTCCGCGCTGCCCTTCGCGCCCAACGTGCTCGCCGAGGGCGGGAGGCTGCGGGTGATGCTGGCGGACGAGGAGCAGGCCCCGGACGTGGTGGCGTGCCTGGTGGGAGCGGGGGCTCGGGTGCGCAGCGCGGTGCCGGCCCAGCGTCCGCTCGAAGAGGTCTACCTGGAGCTCATCCGCGAGGGGAGGAGCTGA
- a CDS encoding SPFH domain-containing protein yields the protein MGFFGTIKDEAKRNFIARADEAKGEIVYKYPEKNIRMLTQLTVDADEVALFVKDGRVEGKLGPGRHQLDTSNIPFLSRLVEGFTGGNLFISEVFFVSTREFTGVKFGGPIGDVRDPETGLGIGTMVYGDFSLRVTEPEKLVVGLVGMGRTSNAEFLGWFKNQVLKVTRDRIAELLVKKKWPLLDVTSGAYTEEIETEVIAGLKPHVDTYGMTVVRMGNFHVSIKEEDEATLKKLSKDVAYSRLAGGFQQYAQGQAMLGASEGMAKGGGGSDGALQGMGMGMGFGMAQMFSNQQQQNQQHQQQQPPAAAAAAPADTRSPAQRLKELKELKDAGVLTDDEYNAKRAELMKLL from the coding sequence ATGGGATTCTTCGGTACGATCAAGGACGAGGCGAAGCGTAACTTCATCGCGCGCGCTGACGAGGCGAAGGGCGAGATTGTCTACAAGTATCCGGAGAAGAACATCCGGATGCTCACCCAGCTCACGGTCGATGCCGACGAGGTCGCGCTCTTCGTGAAGGACGGGCGGGTGGAGGGCAAGCTGGGACCGGGCCGGCACCAGCTCGACACGAGCAACATCCCGTTCCTGTCGCGGCTGGTGGAGGGCTTCACCGGCGGCAACCTGTTCATCTCCGAGGTGTTCTTCGTCTCCACGCGGGAGTTCACGGGCGTGAAGTTCGGAGGCCCCATCGGTGACGTGAGGGATCCGGAGACGGGGCTGGGCATCGGGACGATGGTGTACGGCGACTTCTCCCTGCGGGTGACGGAGCCGGAGAAGCTGGTGGTGGGCCTGGTGGGAATGGGCCGCACGAGCAACGCGGAGTTCCTGGGGTGGTTCAAGAACCAGGTGCTCAAGGTGACGCGGGACCGCATCGCCGAGCTGCTGGTGAAGAAGAAGTGGCCGCTGCTGGACGTGACGAGCGGCGCGTACACCGAGGAGATCGAGACCGAGGTGATCGCCGGCCTGAAGCCGCACGTGGACACCTACGGGATGACCGTGGTGCGGATGGGCAACTTCCACGTCAGCATCAAGGAGGAGGACGAGGCGACGCTGAAGAAGCTGTCGAAGGACGTGGCGTACTCGCGTCTGGCGGGCGGCTTCCAGCAGTACGCGCAGGGCCAGGCGATGCTGGGTGCATCCGAGGGCATGGCCAAGGGTGGTGGCGGTTCGGATGGAGCGCTGCAGGGGATGGGGATGGGGATGGGCTTCGGGATGGCCCAGATGTTCTCCAACCAGCAGCAGCAGAATCAGCAGCACCAGCAGCAGCAGCCTCCTGCGGCTGCGGCGGCGGCTCCGGCGGACACGAGGAGCCCGGCGCAGCGGCTGAAGGAGCTCAAGGAGCTGAAGGACGCGGGAGTGCTCACGGACGACGAGTACAACGCGAAGCGAGCCGAGCTGATGAAGCTGCTGTAG
- a CDS encoding response regulator has protein sequence MQIRILVVDDEQDNCDYLKLVLMREGYDVVTTTDPTKTVEILRSADFHLVILDMMMPVMSGTEVLEQIRKYDTDVAVIVATAYPTVDTAVASLKNQASDYVKKPMEPDQFLGAVRNALAKKGLSQDPEADLHRAIGRTIRDARKTQDLTLKQLARRTGLSVSLLSQIERAESSASISSLYKIASALQLRMGELFGDT, from the coding sequence GTGCAGATTCGTATCCTGGTGGTCGATGATGAGCAGGACAACTGCGACTACCTCAAGCTCGTGCTGATGCGTGAGGGCTACGACGTCGTCACCACGACGGACCCCACCAAGACGGTGGAGATCCTCCGCAGTGCGGACTTCCACCTCGTCATCCTGGACATGATGATGCCCGTCATGTCCGGCACCGAGGTGCTGGAGCAGATTCGCAAGTACGACACCGACGTGGCCGTCATCGTCGCCACCGCGTACCCCACCGTCGACACGGCCGTGGCCTCGCTGAAGAACCAGGCGAGTGACTACGTGAAGAAGCCGATGGAGCCGGACCAGTTCCTCGGTGCCGTGCGCAACGCGCTGGCCAAGAAGGGTCTGTCGCAGGACCCCGAGGCGGACCTGCACCGCGCCATCGGCCGCACCATCCGCGATGCGCGCAAGACGCAGGACCTCACCCTCAAGCAGCTGGCGCGCCGCACCGGTCTGTCCGTGTCGCTGCTGTCGCAGATCGAGCGCGCCGAGTCCTCGGCGTCCATCTCGTCGCTGTACAAGATCGCCTCCGCGCTGCAGCTGCGCATGGGCGAGCTCTTCGGCGACACCTGA
- a CDS encoding ArnT family glycosyltransferase: MASDGPQQQEPRTFTEAILGQGIHQESWAKRWMALEPSLRVALATAIFAALLFIPYLGAVGLWDPWETHYGEVGREMLQRRDYVFPFWENAWFFSKPPLTMWMQALGMQVVGTLRSEGALGLYTEWGMRMPFALLSIAAVSLLSMAVARVVSRRAGLATGFVLATMPLYFLLTRQTVTDTPFVTTLVCAMACAIIGQLDEDITKHRAAWWYAFYVFAGLSTLAKGLLGVGLPAVILVLYALFAVIPYDGPSLNAHLRWLLEPAFRAEVREGKRAMPVLWAQMYKMKLGTGILVFCAVAVPWYLVLSLFQGVDDEGKLFWYRFFIHDHLNRLGAGVHTTTPGGTFIYFIEQGGFAIFPWVALVPGAFAVVSRLQVRSKKKSDHLALIAALWVAFSFTLLASSATKFHHYVFPVLPGMAVLIALFVDRLWEEGISTHAMSLVFGLVLFILVGHDLANNPKDFTDLFVYNYDRPYPSELVTKPIAMFASRPLWMGDMLALVLVGVGAWLAVGVFPAKTRGSSVAARAVALLCLLVGGAFLLPLASRGTVGATWPLGVALFLLGAWLAWNAYQAGEESRTGLWVSATAFLMVGAVLFARSVRMPAPSDSLLKSLSEPVNVKMVMGFTFAVAGALAVVAAVQRSRVLLYGTFWGLAAGFALWFNWGHWVDLSHHWTQRDLFWRYYAQRKPDEPIAAFLMNWRGETFYSRNQVKQVREVGKLKPFVEQPGREWALVEHNRLGLLRQTVGANKVVTVIDRDINNKFILVTVD; the protein is encoded by the coding sequence GTGGCGAGTGACGGACCCCAGCAGCAGGAACCGCGGACGTTCACCGAGGCCATCCTCGGTCAGGGCATCCACCAGGAGTCATGGGCGAAGCGCTGGATGGCGCTGGAGCCCTCGCTGCGCGTGGCGTTGGCGACGGCCATCTTCGCGGCGCTGCTCTTCATCCCCTACCTGGGCGCGGTGGGCCTGTGGGACCCGTGGGAGACGCACTACGGCGAGGTGGGGCGCGAGATGCTCCAGCGCCGCGACTACGTGTTCCCCTTCTGGGAGAACGCGTGGTTCTTCTCCAAGCCGCCGCTCACCATGTGGATGCAGGCGCTGGGCATGCAGGTGGTGGGCACGCTGCGCTCCGAGGGGGCGCTGGGCCTCTACACCGAGTGGGGCATGCGAATGCCCTTCGCCCTGCTGAGCATCGCCGCGGTGTCGCTGCTGTCGATGGCGGTGGCGCGCGTGGTGAGCCGGCGCGCGGGCCTGGCCACCGGCTTCGTGCTGGCCACCATGCCGCTCTACTTCCTGCTCACCCGGCAGACGGTGACGGACACGCCCTTCGTCACCACGCTGGTGTGCGCCATGGCGTGCGCGATCATCGGCCAGCTCGACGAGGACATCACGAAGCACCGCGCCGCCTGGTGGTACGCCTTCTACGTCTTCGCGGGCCTGTCCACCCTGGCCAAGGGCCTGCTGGGCGTGGGCCTGCCGGCCGTCATCCTCGTCCTCTACGCCCTCTTCGCCGTCATCCCCTATGACGGGCCGAGCCTCAACGCGCACCTGCGCTGGCTGCTGGAGCCGGCCTTCCGCGCCGAGGTGCGCGAGGGCAAGCGCGCCATGCCCGTGCTGTGGGCGCAGATGTACAAGATGAAGCTGGGCACGGGCATCCTCGTGTTCTGCGCGGTGGCCGTGCCCTGGTACCTGGTGCTGAGCCTCTTCCAGGGCGTGGACGACGAGGGCAAGCTCTTCTGGTACCGCTTCTTCATCCACGACCACCTCAACCGCCTGGGCGCGGGCGTGCACACCACGACGCCGGGCGGCACCTTCATCTACTTCATCGAGCAGGGCGGCTTCGCCATCTTCCCCTGGGTGGCGCTGGTGCCGGGCGCCTTCGCCGTGGTGTCGCGGCTGCAGGTGCGCTCGAAGAAGAAGTCGGACCACCTGGCCCTCATCGCCGCGCTGTGGGTGGCCTTCTCCTTCACCCTGCTGGCGTCCTCGGCCACCAAGTTCCACCACTACGTCTTCCCGGTGCTGCCGGGGATGGCCGTCCTCATCGCGCTCTTCGTGGACCGGTTGTGGGAGGAGGGCATCTCCACCCATGCGATGAGCCTCGTCTTCGGGCTCGTCCTCTTCATCCTCGTGGGCCACGATCTGGCCAACAACCCGAAGGACTTCACCGACCTCTTCGTCTACAACTACGACCGGCCGTACCCCTCCGAGCTCGTCACCAAGCCCATCGCGATGTTCGCCTCCCGCCCGCTGTGGATGGGCGACATGCTGGCGCTGGTGCTGGTCGGCGTGGGGGCCTGGCTCGCGGTGGGGGTGTTCCCGGCCAAGACGCGGGGCTCCTCGGTGGCGGCTCGCGCGGTGGCGCTGCTGTGCCTGCTGGTGGGCGGCGCCTTCCTGCTTCCCCTGGCCTCGCGCGGCACGGTGGGCGCCACGTGGCCGCTGGGCGTGGCCCTGTTCCTCCTGGGCGCCTGGCTGGCGTGGAATGCCTACCAGGCGGGTGAGGAGTCGCGCACCGGGTTGTGGGTCTCCGCCACCGCCTTCCTGATGGTGGGGGCGGTGCTCTTCGCGCGCTCGGTGCGGATGCCGGCGCCGAGCGACTCGCTCCTCAAGAGCCTGTCGGAGCCCGTCAACGTGAAGATGGTCATGGGCTTCACCTTCGCGGTGGCCGGGGCCCTGGCCGTGGTGGCGGCGGTGCAGCGCTCGCGGGTGCTGCTGTACGGCACCTTCTGGGGGCTCGCGGCCGGCTTCGCCCTCTGGTTCAACTGGGGCCACTGGGTGGACCTGTCCCACCACTGGACGCAGAGGGACCTCTTCTGGCGCTATTACGCCCAGCGCAAGCCGGACGAGCCCATCGCCGCCTTCCTGATGAACTGGCGCGGGGAGACGTTCTACTCGCGCAACCAGGTGAAGCAGGTGCGCGAGGTGGGCAAGCTCAAGCCCTTCGTGGAGCAGCCCGGCCGCGAGTGGGCGCTGGTGGAGCACAACCGGCTCGGGCTGCTGCGGCAGACCGTGGGTGCCAACAAGGTCGTCACCGTCATCGACCGCGACATCAACAACAAGTTCATCCTGGTGACCGTCGATTGA